In Aggregatibacter sp. 2125159857, one DNA window encodes the following:
- a CDS encoding GNAT family N-acetyltransferase — MIEYKTNYPISVEQFIELLNKTTLGARRPLEDKKRVAAMLHHADLLVTAWDGELLVGVARSVTDFSYCCYLSDLAVDEQYQKQGIGVQLIEHTKQALHPQAKIVLLSAPQAVDYYPHIGFTQHMSAWTKS; from the coding sequence ATGATCGAATACAAAACCAACTATCCCATTTCAGTAGAACAATTTATTGAATTGCTCAATAAAACTACCTTAGGCGCACGCCGTCCGTTAGAAGATAAAAAACGTGTAGCAGCGATGTTACATCATGCCGATTTGTTAGTGACAGCTTGGGATGGTGAGTTATTGGTGGGTGTCGCTCGTTCGGTGACGGATTTTTCCTACTGCTGTTATTTGTCTGATTTGGCGGTTGACGAACAATATCAAAAACAAGGTATCGGCGTGCAGTTAATCGAACACACCAAACAGGCGTTACATCCACAAGCCAAAATTGTACTTTTATCTGCTCCGCAAGCGGTAGATTATTATCCGCATATTGGGTTTACGCAGCACATGAGTGCATGGACGAAGAGTTAA
- the pgl gene encoding 6-phosphogluconolactonase: MNYITFPTAQSAVEKIAQEFVIYSQVNHPVHISLSGGSTPKLLFKTLAQAPYADDINWKNLHFWWGDDRMVPPSDPESNYGEVQKLLFDHINIPAENIHRIRGENEPHLELKRFEKELSAVIPDGVFDWIILGMGADGHTASLFPNQTNFADENLAVIAKHPESGQLRISKTAKLIEQAKRITYLVTGEGKAEILKEIQTTPAENLPYPAAKIKAKNGVTEWYLDKAAAKLL; encoded by the coding sequence ATGAACTATATTACCTTTCCGACAGCGCAAAGTGCGGTGGAAAAAATTGCCCAAGAATTTGTGATTTATAGCCAAGTAAATCACCCCGTACACATTTCCTTGTCCGGCGGTTCCACACCGAAATTATTGTTTAAAACCTTGGCACAAGCCCCTTACGCGGATGACATTAACTGGAAAAACCTCCATTTCTGGTGGGGCGATGATCGCATGGTGCCGCCATCTGATCCTGAAAGTAATTACGGCGAAGTGCAAAAACTCTTGTTTGATCACATCAACATTCCTGCTGAAAACATTCACCGAATTCGTGGCGAAAATGAACCGCACTTAGAGCTTAAACGCTTTGAAAAAGAATTAAGTGCGGTCATTCCTGACGGTGTTTTTGATTGGATTATCCTCGGCATGGGCGCAGACGGGCACACAGCTTCCTTGTTCCCGAATCAAACCAATTTCGCGGATGAAAATCTTGCCGTTATCGCCAAACATCCTGAAAGCGGACAGCTCCGCATTTCCAAAACCGCCAAATTAATTGAACAAGCGAAACGCATTACCTATTTGGTGACAGGCGAAGGCAAAGCGGAAATTCTCAAAGAAATTCAAACCACACCGGCGGAAAACTTGCCTTATCCCGCTGCAAAAATCAAAGCAAAAAATGGCGTGACGGAGTGGTATTTGGATAAAGCGGCGGCAAAATTGCTATAA